In Actinomycetota bacterium, the sequence GCGTCCGCTGTAAGCGCTTCGACCATTCGGGAAACAAAATCCGGCTCGAGCAGGATGTCGAAGTTCAACGGCATTATGAACTCGCCTTTGGCCAGGCGAAAGCCCTGGTTCATCGCCCGGCTGAAGCCGGTATTCTCGGCGTTCTCAACCAGAGTGACGCGTCCGCCGTAGCGTTCATTAAGAAGCGGTACGGAGCCGTCGGAGGACGCGTTGTCGATAACGATTATTTCCAGGTCGGCGTAGTCCTGGGCGAAAACGGAATCCAGGCAGCCGGTCAGGAACTTTTCGCCATTCCAGTTCAACAAGACGACGGAAACGGTCACGCGCTTGCTCGCCCTAAGAATGACCGGTAGAACTCGACCGTCCGTTTAAGACCGTCCGTCAGCGCGGTCTTAGGCCGCCAGCCGATGACCGTTTCTATCTCGGTCTTGTCCAGAAATATGTCGCCGACCTCGGTCTTGTCCGCGTCAGGCGGCCACGGCGCGTATTCCAGGTTGCCCGAGCCGACCAGGTCAAAGACCATCTTGGCCATGTCCCCGAAGCGTGCGGGTTCGGGTCCGCCCGTATTGAAGACGCGGCCGGCCGAGCCATCGGCGGCGGCGGTCATAAGAATGGCGTCGACCAGGTCGCTAATATATATGTAATCCCTGATCTGGGAACCATCACCGAAGACCTTGATCGTTTTGCCGGCCAGGAGTTCGGTGATAAAGAAATTCACGATGCCGTAGGTCAGTCCAACTTTGTGACCGGGTCCGTAGGGGTTGGGAATCCGCAAGACCGAAGTACTCAAGCCGTAAAGATCGTGATAGAGATGAAAATATTTCTCAACAGCCAGTTTGTGTATACCGTAGATCGAGATGGGCTCGGTGGCGTGCGTTTCCTTGACCGGCTCGCCGTCCGCTGGTCCGTAGACCAGCTGCGAACTGGGAAAGAACACCCTAACGTCGCTATCGGCGGCCCGGCACGCTTCCAGAACAGTCAGCTGGCCGCCACAGTTAACGCGCATATGTTCCAAAGGCGCCGCGTTGCTGGCCCCGGCGCCCGACAAACCGGCCAGGCTGAAAACGTAATCCTGGCCCTTGACCAATCCGGCCATCGCCGCGGCGTCGGTCATGTCGGCCTTTTTAAACCGGAAGTTTCCGCCGTCGGTTAGCAGGCCGCGCCAGCGGTCGCCTTCTAAAGCGTCGGTTACCGTGACGTCGGCGCCCATGGCGACTAAGGCGGCCGTTACGTTGCTGCCGATGAATCCCTGCCCGCCCGTAACGAGCGCCTTCCGGCCGGTGTATTTATCGAGGTATGACGGCATTCTTATCCCCCAGATTGCGCCTGATGATGGCCTCGACTTCCCTGGCCGATTTCTCCCAATTATAGTCGACGAGATATTCCAAAGCCCGCGCCGCCAATTCGTCGCGGCGGGACTCGTCTTCAATCAACGAGCAGATGGCGTTGGCCAGGTTAATCGGATCCGGCTCGGCCAGCAGAATCGTCCCCTCGCCGAAGAAGCCGTCGGTGGAATCGACCTTGATATCCACGACCGGCAGGCCGCAGGCCATCATTTCTTTATTAACCAGGCTCGGGTTGGTTAAAGAGATGACAAAACCGAGCGTCGCCTCGTTATAAAGCTCGGCCAGTTTGTCCTGGGATAATATCCCTAAATTCCTATAGGGAAACGTCAGCTTGGACGCGTGCGGCCAGCCGACAAAATCGAATTCATACTCTGGGTGCCGTTCCTTTACCAGCTTGAGGGCGATGACTCCCAGTTCATAACCGCGTCTCGGCGTTACCTGCCGCGCGTAAAAAACGATCTTCTTCTGGCGGGGCAGGTTCATCGGGTAATAAATGTCGGGGTTGTAAGCGAAGTCGAAGTAATCCGCCCGCTCGTGATATTTCTCGCGCATTATCTTGGCCAGCCAAGGTCCGGCCGTTATACAGTCAAAGCCGAACATATAGGTGTTTTCGGCGAATCGTTCCTGCGCGCTGGCCGGATAGAACAATGTCTCCAGGTCTTGAATGAAATACATCTTGCGGCGCGTGTTGGCCACCTTATAAACGGGATAGGCCGTCTGCCAGGAAGTCGCGATGACCGCGTCGCTGTCCGGCATCCCGTCGACGCCGATCGCCACCTCCGCGCTCACCTTGGCGAAATGTTTGTTTATCGAAGCGTTAGCCTTGTCGCCATGGAAATGGTTGACGGGTTGGTAGATGAATATCCGATTGGTGTGGCCGAACGACTCCAGATAAGAAATCGTCCGGAAGATATTCAGGTGGCCGCCGCTCCCGATATTAAAGTCGGGAATAACCCAGTTCAGAACCAAGTTGTCGTAGTCGATGTCCCGCCGCGGCGGCATAAGTTTAGTCGGAGAGGTCAAGTCGACTTCCGCGACAAACCCCTGATGCTCGTCGATCGGAGTCACCCGGTTGGGCAGGTTCCTGAAGAACCTCACCATAGCGTCGAACAAGCCACCGATGCCGCCGTCCCGCAAAGAGCTTATCGCCCTGCCTATCAAGTATCCGATGCCGTTCTCCGGATTACCCATCGAAGTCTAACGACCCCTTTCCAGTGACATGCGCCGTTCGAATCCCGGCGGCAAACGATCGTATCTGGCCGCGAAATAGGCCCCGACACGCCGGCCGAGATTCATCAACCAGGCGTACCAGTACCAGCGGACGCGCCTGAACAGCTTGTACCGTCCGGTACCCTTAATGTATTTGACGTCAGCCCGCCAGCCCCGCCAAGCCGACGGTAAGAGCCTTAGCAACGTGATATTCTCCCGGTAGCCGATGGCGATGTTCAATCCGCGGTATTCGTCGTAAAAACGCCGGACGAACGTCGCCGGACGGTAGTTATGCGAATGCAGCACCGCCGCTTTGGGACTGTAAGCGATTTTATGCCCGCTCAAAAGAACCTCCCGACCGAAGACCTGGTCTTCCGCGTAATCGAGCGGCTTGTAAGGGTGCTCCTTCCAATAGCTCTTCCTAAGACACGAATTGACGTCGGAGTAGAAACCTTTCATGCTCCGAAAGTTCTCCAACTCCTCTTTGTCCCGGTCGGACGTAATCACCCGGACTACCGGTCGGTCGTCCGGGCTGATGGCCGCGAAAACGCCGTTGGTGTCCCGCTCCGTAACCGGATTGCAGTCAGCCCGGGGTACGTGTTTGCCGAAGACCGCGACGATCTTCTTGTCGCGCGAGAACGGCTCAATCATAGATTGAAGCCAGGTCTCGTCCCTCGGCGTCGCGTCTTGCGTAAGGTAGCAGACGAATTCGCCCCTGGCTTCAGCCGCTCCTTTGTTGCGCGTCTCGCCGTGGTTGAATTCACCTTTATCGATTTTCATCAGCCTGACGGGATAAGCCTCGGCCACAACCAGCGTCTCGTCAGTCGACCCGGAATCGATCATTAAAACCTCGTAAGGAAAATCGGTCTTTTGTTTAAACACCGAGCTTAGAACCTCACCTATATATTCAGCGCCGTTATATGTCAGGATAACGATGGTGACGCGAACGTCGGAGCTCATGATCAGCTGACTTCCCATTCATGATTTAAGTGGAAGAAACCGCTTTCTCCCTTCTTGCCGCCGCGAACCTTGAAATCAAAAGTCCGGCTGAGATAATCGTACGGATGTTTGGCGTTCTGATCGAACAAACCGATATCCAGAAGATACGTTCCGGCCATCAAAGGCAGTGACTCAAAGACCAGAGTAACCGTGCCCTTGCCTTTTGAAGAGGATATCGTTAAGCCGTCGACGCCGGTGTTGGTGCCGAAACAATAGGTTCCGTCCTTGGCAAATATGGAGACGCCGAATATCAGTTCCCCCAGATCTGGCCGGGCTTCATAATCCATCACAACTTTGACAGGCTCGCCCAGGTCAAAGCCCCTAACCGATTGCCCGTTTTTATCGAGCATCTCCAGCTTGGTTACGCGGGCTTCGCCGGAACCGTAGCGGTTGCCTCTAGGCAAGATCTCATCCACGCCCTGAAGCATCTTCTCCCGTTCCTTCTTGTGTACTTCCACCCTGTAGGCGTCGATAACGTCGCCCGTCGAGCCCTCCCGCATCAACCTGCCGCCGTCCAGCCAGACCGCGGAATCACAGAATTTACGGACGGCCTCCAAGTCGTGCGTCACCAGGATAATCGTTTTGCCCCTGTTTTTGATATCGATGACGGCGTCGTAGCATTTGGATTGAAACGCCTCGTCGCCGACCGCCAGAACCTCGTCGATCAGCAACACGTCAGGATTAACGTTGATAGCGATGGCAAAACCTAACCGCATATGCATGCCGGACGAATAGTTCTTGACGGGGGTGTCGATGAACCGTTCCAGTTCCGAAAAAGCGATGATGGAGTCCACCTTCGCGTCTATCTGCTTCCGCGTCATCTGCAGAATCGAACCGTTCAAGTAGATGTTTTCCCGGCCCGTCAGGTTGGGCTCGAACCCGGCCCCCAGTTCCAGCAGGGCCGATATCTTCCCGTCAACGGCGATGGCGCCTTTGTTCGGTCTCAGGATTCCCGTGATGCACTTCAACAAAGTGCTTTTGCCTGACCCGTTTTCCCCGATAATGCCGATGGTCTGGCCTTTGGGAATATCCAGGTTAATCTCACGCAGACTCCAGAATTCTTCGTATGCCGTCCGCCCGCGGCCCGACAGGATGTCCTTCAGAGAGTCGCGCCTCTCGTGATATATGCGGAACATCTTCCAGACGTCGCGAATTTCGACTGAGTGCTCCATTACACCTCTTCCGCGAATCTCGGTTCCATCTTGTGGAAAATGAAGTAGCCGAGGAACAGGACGGCCAGGGAAACTCCGATGGAGAAACCGATGATCTTAAGCGACGGCAGCGCCATATTGTAAAGCATGTTGCGATACATCGTAATCAAGGCCGTCAGCGGATTGAGCTGGTAAACCGTCAATAACCAGGGGTGTTCTTTCATAAACGACATATTCTGGATCATTTCCAGGCTGTAGATGATGGGCGTCGCGTAGAAAAGAATCAGCATGATGACGCCAACAATGTACTGGATGTCGCGAAAGAACACGTTGAGGCTGGATAAGATAAAGGCGAAACCGAGCGTCAGGCACACCTGAAGAACGATCACGACCAGCACGAGCGGGATGTATATATAGAAGTTGTAGCCGTAATAGATCAAGAACGGGATAAGCACCAACATGGCTAGCAGGAAATTGACCAGGTCGGCCAGCACGTACGAAATCGGCAAGATCTCCCGGGGAAAGTAGACCTTCTTTACCAGATGGCCGTAGTTGATGATGGAACCGGTGGACGAGGACACGGCGCCGCTGAAAAAGTTCCAGGGCAACAAGCCGACCAGCAAGAACACCGGAAAATCCTTGATGCCCAGCTTGAAAACATTGGCGAAGACAAAAGTAAAGACCAGCATCATGAGGAGCGGATTTAAAAGCGACCATAAGAATCCGAGCACCGACCCTCGGTATCTTAATTTAAGTTCCTTCTTAACCAGGTTCAGCAAAAGTTCACGATAGGCGTATAGCTCTCTTAACTTGGCGATCATGGGCGGTCGCTCCCGAAGTAAGCGGCCAAAGCTTGATGGTAATCCCTCAGGTCTGCCAGGCCCCTCAGCCGCGTCATGCGGTTATCGAGGACCGAATTCGCGGGCCGCGGCGCCGGGCGGTCCAGGTCTTTTGTTTTCATTGGCCGCACGTTAACGCCTTCCTTGCCGACCGCTTTCAGGATCTCCTTGGCGAATTCGTACCAGCTGGCATTGCCGGAATTCGTCACGTGATATGTGCCGTACCAGCCGGTCGTCATCAGTTCAATAATCCGGCCGGCCAGGTCGACGGAATAGGTCGGCGAGCCGATTTGGTCGTCCACAACGGTCAGCTCGTCGCGCTCCTCCGCCAACTTGAGAATCGTCTTAACAAAGTTTTTCCCGGTCCGGCCGTATAGCCAGGCGGTGCGGATAATGTAATGTTCGGGGCAGATATTTCTGGTCAGAATCTCGCCGGCCATTTTTGACCGGCCGTAGACGCCGGCCGGATTCATAGTGTCGAATTCGTCGTATGGAGTAGCCTTTGTCCCGTCAAAAACATAGTCCGTGCTGATGGTTACCAACGGCACGGACAGGTCTTTCGCGGCCAAAGCCAGGTTTTGCGGACCGACGGCGTTGGCCAGGTAAGCCGCGTCCACATTGGTCTCGCAACCGTCTACATCGGTGTAAGCGGCGCAGTTTATGATTATTTCCGGCTTTATGTCCTGTGTCTTATGCCAGACCGCCGCCCCGTCTGTTATGTCCAAATCGAGGTCGAACGGATATAGGTCGTGATTACCGCCGAGCGCAGCGACCAGGTCCCGGCCGAGCTGTCCTTCCGCGCCAGTGATTAGGATCTTCATTTAAGGGGCCGCCACCAGGCCTCGTTCTCCTGATACCATCTGATGGTCTCTGACATCGCGTCCCTAAAGTCGCGGCGTGGGGCCCAGCCCAGCGCTTTGGCCTTTGTGGAATCCAGCGAGTAGCGGCGGTCGTGGCCCAAACGGTCGTCGACGTAGGTAATCAGGCTGTCGGGGGCTCCTGTTTCGGCGACGATCTGTTTGACGATTTCCAGGTTGGTCTTCTCGTTGCCGCCGCCTATGTTGTACACTTCCCCGATCTTGCCTTTGTGAAAGACCGCGTCAAGCCCCTCGCAGTTGTCCATCACGTAAATCCAGTCCCGGACGTTCAGGCCGTCGCCATAAACCGTCAGCGGCAGACCGTCGATGGCGTTCGTCGTCAGCAAGGAAATCAGTTTTTCCGGATACTGGTAGGGGCCGAAATTGTTCGACGACCGGGTAATCATGACCGGCGTTCCGTAAGTCTCAAAATAAGCCCGGCAGAGCAAATCCCCGCCGGCCTTGCTGGCCGAATAAGGGCTATTGGGCTCGATGGGATCGGTTTCGACCGACGACCGGCCCTCGGGAATGGAGCCGTAGACCTCGTCGGTGGAAATGTGAAGGAACCTTTCCACCTTGTTGTTCTTGACGGCTTCCAGAATGTTTTGGGTGCCCAGGACGTCCGTGACGACAAAGGATTGCGGATCCTCGATAGACCGGTCGACGTGGCTCTCAGCCGCGAAGTTTATGATGGCGTCGACGTTCTTGGCCAAGTCGTCTATCCACTTGGCGTCGCAGATGTCGCCCTTAACGAACGAATAGCGGGGGTCTTTCTCGACATCCCGGAGGTTCTCGAGGTTCCCGGCGTAAGTCAGTTTGTCCAGGTTAACGATCTCGTAGTCGGGATATTTGTCGAGCATATAGCGGATGAAGTTGGAGCCTATAAATCCCGCCCCGCCAGTCACAAGGAGTCTCATTTTATGAGTCTCCTTGTAGCAATTAGCAGTTGGTAGTTAGTCGTTAGCAAAAACATAAACATCATCCTGTCTTGTTCATTAACGAGCTTATCATCTTGGCTATCACAGCACCTTCATCATAGAGTCGAGTGAAGTCTTCTTCGCTTAGCAGACCTCGTTGCCTTGCCGCATATAGATTGGTTACAGTCTCAAAAACTGAGCCTCTAGCAATTCCCAAGAATTGTTTGAACTCCTTCTTGTGTTGCCTTCCCGAACCTTCAGCGATATTCAGTGATATTGAAAGGGCCGAGGACTTTAACTGAGATACTTGTCCAAACATCTCGTTTCTCGGAAATACCTTCTCTGTATCACAAACTCGCGTATAATAGCTGACGGCTCTTTGCCAAACTTCTAGCCGTTCAAACCCGAATTCTCTCAATCTCTAACCGCCAACAACTAACTACTAACTGCCATCAAACACGGCATCTAGCCGTGTTTGATGCCCCAGTCGTACGGGATCTCGTCGGAATCGTAAGGCAACCGGTATTCATCCGGATTCTTATAATCGTAGAGTTCGGTCGGGCAGTTCACGACGACGGATTCCGTCTCGCTGACGCACTTCCAACCGTGGTAGACGTTATCCGGTATCTGCACGAGCATCGGATTGTGATCGCCGATGAAGAGCTCGTTGATCTGGCCTTTGGTCGGGCTGCCGTCGCGTGAATCAAACATGACCAGCTTAATCACGCCCTTAACGCAGGCGACGTTATCAGTCTGGTTTTTGTGGTAGTGCCAGGCTTTAACGACTCCGGGATAGTTGGTTGTCATGTATACCTGGCCGAACTTGTCAAACAGTTCGTCGTCGCTGCGCAATATCTCCATCAAACGTCCCCGCTCGTCGGGCACTACTTTGAGCTTCTTGACCTTAACCCCTTCTATCATAATGACCTCCGGTCATAGTTGTTAGTGGTTAGTTGTTGCCTCTGTGTCCAACCGCTTGCTGCTAACTACTAACCACCAACTACTAACTACTAAATAATGTCTATCTGACTGTTGTCGCCGACCATGAAACTATAAGCGTCCGGCCGGTGATCGACCGTTTGTATCTCCACATTCTTGCCGATCAGGCAATCCACCAGGCGGCTCTTCGGGCCGACAATGGAAGTGCCCTCCAAAACGACGCTGTTCTCAATCTGCGCGTTCTCAATCACGGTGTCGAAGTATATGCTGGCATAAGGACCGATTACGGCGTCCTTGATCCTCGCATTGGCGCCGATTATGGCCGGTCCGATCAACCGGCTGTTGGTGACGACCGCTCCGCTCTCGACGACGACGTTGCCTTCTATCACGGTGTCCGCGTCGACGCTGCCGTCCTGCCTGGTCTTTATATCCTCCAGCATGATCCTGTTGGCCTCCAGGATGTCCTCACGTTTGCCGGTGTCTTTCCACCAGCCGTCAATAATGTGCGGGGTGACGATCAGGCCCTGGTCGACCATATATTGGATGGCGTCCGTTATCTCCAGTTCATTGCGCCAGCTCGGTTTGATCGCCTTGACCGCGTCAAAAATGTTCTTATCGAACATATAAACGCCGACCAGCGCGAGATCAGTTGCGGGTTCCTTAGGTTTCTCAACCAAACAGACGATTTTGCCGTCGCGCAACTCGGCGACGCCGAATCTCTCCGGCTCCCTCACCCGGGCTAGCAAAATCTGGGCGTTGGGCTTGTTTTTGGCGAATTCCTCGACCAAAGAGGTGATTCCGTCTTTGATCAAGTTGTCGCCCAAGAACATGACGAAACTGTCGTCTTTTAAGAAAGGTTCCGCGATTAAGACCGTGTGCGCCAGTCCCCTGGGCGCGTCCTGCTCTATATAGGTGGTTTTAATGCCCCACTGGCTACCGTCGCCGACCGCGGCCTTTACCTCTTCGCGCGTGTCGCCGACGATGATGCCGACATCCGTTATGCCGGCGTCCCGAACCGCCTCGATGGCGTAGAAAAGAACCGGTTTATTGGCTATAGGCACCAGCTGCTTGGCGCTGGTGTGGGTTATGGGACGAAGCCGCGTACCGGTGCCGCCGCTAAGTATCAAAGCTTTCAAAAAGGAGCCTCCTTAAGACAATACAGCTTATAAGGATAGCATAAATCGGCGATTTTGGGGGTAACTGTGCAGATGAGATTGCTAATAGTGGACGTATACCGGCGTCCCGATCGGCGCCCAGTTATAGATCCAGGCGGCCGCGTCCACCGGTACGTTTACGCAACCGTGGGAGCGGACGTTGCCGAAGTCGTTGTGCCAGTACGCGCCGTGAATCGAGTAGTTGCCGGTAAACCAGAGAACATACGGAACGTTGGGAACATAGTAATACTCGGCCGTGCCGCCGAATCCGGACATATCCACGGTCGGATCCTTGGCGTAGACGGAGAAATAGCCCGCCGGAGTGTTGAACGGCGGCCGCCCCGAGGAAACAAGCGTTGAGAAGATGGGGGAGAAATCATAGAAGAATACGCCCTCGCGCCATTCGCCGTAATAGGTTTCACCGCAAAGTAGCGTCTGCGTAGACAGATTGATATCGATCTGCTGGCCGCCGACCGGGTAGCGTACCGGCAAGAACGTGTTTCCGCCGGCCAGACGGCTCTTTTTGACGTCCCAGGCGCCGGATTTACTGGCCCAGACGGGATAGACGTTAAAGGAATAGCCTGTTGAATCCGCTTCCCACAAAGCGGCGCAGCTCAACGGATAATCGTATAAGGCGTAAAGCTCATCCCTGGTGTCGTTATCCGTATCTCCGGCAACGAGTTTGGTCTTAGTCGCGTCCCAAGCCCCTGATTTACTGGCCCACCAGGGAGTATATGTAAATCTGCCGCCGTCCGATTTGAACATCCAGAGAGCGGCGCAATTAGCAGGGTACTGGTATTGCGCGGCCAGGTCGTCAATGCCGTCGCCGTCAAAATCGCCGGCCACCATCTTGGACGAGGCAACGTTCCAGCCGCCCGACGGGCTGGCCCACCAAGGCCTCGCCGTCCAGGAAGTCGCGCCCTTATCAAACACCCATATGGCGGCGCAGGACTGTGGGAATGGCTGAAGGACGGAAAACTCCGCCGCGCCGTCGTTGTCGAAATCCCCTGCGGCCACCTGACAGCCGGGAACGGAGAACGCGCCGGAAGCGCTGGCCCATATAGGGTTGCAGGTCCATTTGGAGCCGTCATAGTCGAAGAACCAAAGCGCGGCGCAGGACTGAGGATATTCGTATAGGGCTATAATCTCCGACCGGCCGTCGCCGTCGAAATCTCCGGCCGCTATCTTGGCCAGATCTACGTTGAATCCCCCTGACATGCTGGCCCAGACCGCTTGCTGGGTAAAACGGCCGGCCCCGTTTGAGGAGAATTGCCAAAGGGCCGCGCATGACAAAGGATAACTCTGCAAAGCCAGGACGTCGTCGTAAGCGTCTCCGTTGAATTCGCCGGTGACGACCTTGGAATTGGTCGCGTTCCAGCTGCCGTAAGTGCTGGCCCACCAGGGCGTTGGGTTCATCATCGAGCCGGATTTCGACCATACCCATAAGGCACTGCAGTAAAGCGGATAATCGTACATCGCGGCGATCTCGTCGCTGCCGTCGCCGTTGAAATCGCTATCCACGGCCAGGGCCGCGGGCGAAAACAAGGCCAAGAAGATAAACAGGGAGACAAAAAGACAAATGGTAAGTTTGAATATTTTCATATCACCTATTAAACAACATTCTCTCTTATGTCGGCAATCAGCATTATTCCAGAGCCGCTCCGTTGTTATACCCTCCCAGTTCCGAGTCGGGGACTACATAGAGGTCGGCGAAGTTTAAGCCTAAGGCGTTGAAAGCCGTGATGGAATTGATCGGGCGTTTCTCGTATGTGCCGCCGGCGTTTATGTCGGAGACGTAGACGGTCGAAGAATTGGGGCTCTTGATGAGGGATCCCGGAGCGGCCTGCAGGGTCGGTCCGGGCTCGTAACCGTTCATCTCGGAAGTGGAGATGGTGACCACGCGGTCCCATCTTAAGGCGTTAGAGTTGAAGGTGGCGCCGCTCGCGATGGGGCGCTTCTTGTCCTGGTCTAAGAAGTAAACGGCGTCAGCGCCGGACACCTTGACGAGCATGCCGTTCGGATGCGTGGCCGCGCTGTCTAACGAGGGGACGTTCTCGTAGCTCGACACCTCGGCGTCGGTGAGCTGGCGCACGTCCTCCCAGCGAAGCCCCAAGGATGTGAAGACGGCGGCCGAGCCGATGGCCCGCTTGGTCTGAACACCACCGGAGAAGTCGCTTATGTAGACGGCCGAAGAGCTGCCCTTGATGAGCGTGCCGGGACGAGCCTGACAGAGGTCCCCCATCGTGTATTGGGCAAGTTCGGTCGCGGTCACGGTGTGGATACGGTCCCAGCGGAAACCGTTGGAGGAGAAGACGGTGCCGGAGGTCACGGGCCGCTTCTTCCCCTGGTCGATGAGATATACGTCGGGGGCGGAGGCCGTCTTGACGAGCCTGCCGTCGGGATACTTGGGCCGCGCGGTCGTGGTCGCGTAGTAGGCGGCGGGAGAACCCGAGGCGCTCAACCAGCCGCCGTCTTTCAAGACGTCCCATTTTAGAACGTATGTGCCGGTGGCCGCGGGAGCGACGACTGTCGCCGTCAAGTTCGCGCTGCCGCCGGAAGGTAT encodes:
- a CDS encoding FG-GAP-like repeat-containing protein — its product is MKIFKLTICLFVSLFIFLALFSPAALAVDSDFNGDGSDEIAAMYDYPLYCSALWVWSKSGSMMNPTPWWASTYGSWNATNSKVVTGEFNGDAYDDVLALQSYPLSCAALWQFSSNGAGRFTQQAVWASMSGGFNVDLAKIAAGDFDGDGRSEIIALYEYPQSCAALWFFDYDGSKWTCNPIWASASGAFSVPGCQVAAGDFDNDGAAEFSVLQPFPQSCAAIWVFDKGATSWTARPWWASPSGGWNVASSKMVAGDFDGDGIDDLAAQYQYPANCAALWMFKSDGGRFTYTPWWASKSGAWDATKTKLVAGDTDNDTRDELYALYDYPLSCAALWEADSTGYSFNVYPVWASKSGAWDVKKSRLAGGNTFLPVRYPVGGQQIDINLSTQTLLCGETYYGEWREGVFFYDFSPIFSTLVSSGRPPFNTPAGYFSVYAKDPTVDMSGFGGTAEYYYVPNVPYVLWFTGNYSIHGAYWHNDFGNVRSHGCVNVPVDAAAWIYNWAPIGTPVYVHY